The Chroicocephalus ridibundus chromosome 4, bChrRid1.1, whole genome shotgun sequence genome contains the following window.
TCCTGGGTTGTACTCAGGGCATACTTTTTTAGTCTGGACTGTAACAAATTGATCTTCAATTTTTTCACATTTGTAATGGCTGCACTGGTCGAGTGGCAGGATCTCATCAACCTAGGAttttataagaaaagaaaacaattatttttttcattttgatcagGTATACTATGATTACTTCAAAGATGTCTAAGCTGGTTAGGTTCTCACACCTCAAAGATTCTCAGATGCTTCTGAACTTCGTTCAAATGGCAAAAGTGAAATTTTGCATCCTGTGGCTAGCTTGAAAGTTTAAATCCTGGATCTGAACATTCAGCCATTGCCCAGTTAACCACACATTTGCTGTTTGTTATTCCAACTAAATGTTCAATTCAGACAACTTGTGTGTTGATTTTAGAGTAACTTGAGCGTTAGGTTTTTACTAGTAAGGGACATGAGTTGACTCTTAGCTCTTCTAACCTGTATTGACTAATAGACagatctgaaaataaaaggaatacttACATTGAGCACGTGAACAGTGTTGTTACTTAGTTTGATTGTGCAAGATACTTCAATACACTTCCCACAGCACTGTCCGTCCTGAGTCATATATTGATAACCCTACTCGCAAGGAGATGAAAGAGAAAGTATGTTGAGTTGGTGATGGACAATTCTAGTCTTCCTGTAACTGAGGGCTGACTGGGCAGCCTAGAGAATCTGAACTCACCGGTGGGCAAGATGTTTCACATTGAACTGTTTCACAGCGCACAATATTTGCCTCAGTCACTGGATCTTTCTCAGAACTGCAGGTACATTTCTTACATGAATCGATTACTGTTGACATCCCaacctggaaaacaggaaaaaaaataattcaaatggcAACAGTTTCTATATAATGTATAGGCAGAGTTGAAAGCATTGCTGAGAACCATTAAGGTTGCTGAAATGCAAGTATGAATGAGTTGTTCACCTCTCTTCAGCATAAAGTTGTTTGGCTTTATGCTTTGCAAGAAAGCACACATAGAGGAAACTAAATGAAGCaatataaaagagaaaagtaaattaataaaatgcagGTAAGGCTGGTTTGTACTGCCTCGTTATTTTACcagcttttcaatttttttcccctgtaagtTGTGTTCAGTGGTTATAAAACAATTATAATTTACAAATGGAGATTAAAATAATTGGACACACATGCAGGTACATATGCAGAGATACAGATTTACACATGGATTTTAGTCTTTCTGAAATGTATCCTCAAAAGGCTCCAGCGCTAATGTTTAAATTTTAACTAAATGACCTAAGTACCAATTTTAGCAAAAGATTTAGGTATCTATTAAAGCAAAAATCCTAGCTTTATTTTTGAAGGTTCTCTGGGTTTATTTCAAAGAGTGGTTGAGTTTGGGCTATACATCAGCTCATTTGGAAAGTTCATTAATTCCAGAGTAGGAGAGACCTTAAAAAGAAAGTACCTCACTAAACATGGTACCCTCTTGTTTTATGCTACATGTTGACGAACTTTTCTGTGACAATTTTGTTTTTgacattattgaaaaaaaaaaacaaacaagaacttcCAATTAAGGGTTAGAGATAAAAACACATGTACTGGGAAAAGAACTTTCTCAAAGGCTTATTTTGGTAGAAAGGGTGTACGTTTCACTTCCAACAATATACCACTGTAAGTATAGCATTCTCACCGTGTACGTTCTACCGTCAATCACACAGATGCCAGGtatttgttctgaaaaagaaaaatagttccaGAGTAAACTCAATTTGTGAGACTTGCTGAGAAGTCAATACCAATCTGTCCAATACCGCTTGAAGGTTCAAACTATTATGCCATCCTCCCACCCATTCCAATTCTCTCAGCAAGCTTcattgaaaataacattttgttgTTAAATAAACTTCTAATGCATATTTAGCCAATAACTGATGGATGTTAATTGATCCAGAATGATTTAAAGAAGGTTTTGCTATTATTGTTATACATGAAGAACTTAGATATTAACAGAAGTACAAATGTAATTTACTAGactgtatatatgtatttttaatacttacTGCATTTAAATTCGGGACAACATATGTCTTTTGGTGGTAGTACAGGCATGGAAACAAATCCTAGGTCACAAACTGGTGACTGAACTGTTGTGCACGGAAGCGGCTGGCATTGTACGGTAGCAGTGAGTGGGTCGCAGACACACTTCTGGCATTCACTTATCCAgttctctccaggctgaaaacatgtaaatgatttatttttaagtggtcTCTCACCCTAGTTGTTCTGTTTCAACTTGAGATAGACTCTCAAAATAGGTAGGGAGTTCAGATTAGGGTTTTCTTAGCATATGACTTCAGGCCTTAAGAGCAGACGAGATGAGAACAAttaaagaattttcttctgtgtagGAAGAATGAGATTTTAACACTTTCATAGCTAGTCTACTTATTTCTATGACATTTAAATGTCTCATTAAAGAATGTCTCTCCCACGGTATTTAGTAAGCTCCTCGATCTCCAGGTTACTTAAAAGCCTGGCAAAGCCAGGTTGAAGAGTTGTGCGCTCTCAGGTCATTTGTAACATGACCAATTTTGTTATTGAAATACATACAAGTTGATTTGACTTGGCTATCAGAGGACAGAAATTGGGCAAGTTTTGCAATGGTGATATATTAGAAAATAACAAGGGGAACCACCTTTCGTGGAGGATTGACATCAGTACAGTTTCTTTCTACTGAAGTTGTGAGAGATGTTGCTGTGGTTGGTGAGACAGAAGATAAGGTAGCTTCTGTTGTAGTTTCTGCAGCAACTGAAGTGAAAGGAGTTGTCGAAGGACATGGCCCCTGGAATGGGTCAATTTCACATTCCTTGCTGCAAAGTGCATAAAAATTACAGCCAGCACTATCTGTCCTGTTGTATACAACTTCCCCTGTAGAGAAAAATTGGAGGAGAAATTGAAAGACTAATGAAAATAcctaggaaaaaaccccaagaaaatagcaataaaatattaaGTGTATAGATTTATAGAGTTCTATGTTTAGATGATTTTGAATGGTTATCTTTAATTGAATAGACTATTAAGATTTTATATTGCTTGTAAAAAGTTTTATAACCATAAAATATGACACTTACCAGGAGAAAACAAACTGCCAAACACGTGACAAAAACATGGTGTTATGCTGGGTGTGAAGGTGGTTGTTGTTGCTGatgcggggaggggagaggcagtgGTGAGAGATTTTGGAGGCTTTGTTGCCacagtggaggtttctgctggaggagaggtgggtgtggatgctgtggtggtttctgcagtGGTTCTGGAGGTGCTGGCAGTGCTACTGGATGAGATGGGCACTGCTGGTGTGGGTGGGATGGTAGTTGTTACTTCTGTTGGAGCTGGAGAAGTCTTGgcagtgctggcgctgctggtggTAGTGATGATGGTTGTGCCTTTTGTTGGTGGGGCAGTGGTAGTGGGGGCAACGGTGGTGCCAGCAGTGGTTTCTATTTGTGGTTTGGGGCCAGTGGAGGTGGTAGTTGTTGATGTTGGAGGCTGTGTTGCCACAGTGGAagtttctgctggaggagaggtgggtgtggatgctgtggtggtttctgcagtGGTTCTGGAGGTGCTGGCAGTGCTACTGGATGAGGTGGGCACTGCTGGTGTGGGTGGGATGGTGGTCGTTACTGGTGTCGGAGCTGGAGAAGTCTTGgcagtgctggcgctgctggtggTAGTGATGATGGTTGTGCCTTTTGTTGGTGGGGCAGTGGTAGTGGGGGCAACAGTGGTGCCAGCAGTGGTttctatttttggtttggggccaGTGGAGGTGGTAGTGGTTGACGTTGGAGGCTGTGTTGCCacagtggaggtttctgctggaggagaggtgggtgtggatgctgtggtggtttctgcagtGGTTCTGGAGGTGCTGGCAGTGCTACTGGATGAGGTGGGCACTGCCGGTGTGGGTGGGATGGTAGTTGTTACTTCTGTTGGAGCTGGAGAAGTCTTGgcagtgctggcgctgctggtggTAGTGATGATGGTTGTGCCTTTTGTTGGTGGGGCAGTGGTAGTGGGGGCAACGGTGGtttctgtttttggtttggggccaGTGGAGGTGGTAGTGGTTGACGTTGGAGGCTGTGTTGGCAGAATGGAGGTTGCTTCAGTAGAAGCTGTGGTGGTGTAGCCTGCAGTGGTTCTTGTGGGTGCTGATGTTGTGTGACAGTCACAGCACAGCACCTTGACCTCGTAGTCAAAGCACATGGGGTACTTTCTGATCTGATCCTTATTTCTGCACACAAGACCAGTTTCAAGGCTGCAGTCAAATACCTGTCCCAGTTTGTCCAGACTCCTATCAGGGTAATCTTTAGCGCGGCACTTGATGTCTTGTGGCTTGTCGCACAGTACATACCCAGCGGCTCGTATTTTTGCAAATGTCTCTATGTCTCCATTTTCACTACCAGGGCTAGGGGAATCCACATCAAACCACTGCGTCCAGGcacactgctgctggcagctgtttGTGGTCTTGGAGGTGCTGGAAGTGCTGCTGGATGAGGTGGGCACTGCTGGTGTGGATGGGATGATGGTTGTGCCTTTTGTTGGTGGGGCAGTGGTAGTGGGGGCAACGGTGGTGCCAGCAGTGGTttctatttttggtttggggccaGTGGAAGTGGTAGTGGTTGATGTTGGAGGCTGTGTTGCCacagtggaggtttctgctggaggagaggtgggtgtggatgctgtggtggtttctgcagtGGTTCTGGAGGTGCTGGCAGTGCTACTGGATGAGGTGGGCACTGCCGGTGTGGGTGGGATGGTGGTCGTTACTGGTGTCGCAGCTGGAGAAGTCTTGgcagtgctggcgctgctggtggTAGTGATGATGGTTGTGCCTTTTGTTGGTGGGGCAGTGGTAGTGGGGGCAACGGTGGtttctgtttttggtttggggccaGTGGAGGTGGTAGTGGTTGACGTTGGAGGCTGTGTTGCCacagtggaggtttctgctggaggagaggtgggtgtggatgctgtggtggtttctgcagtGGTTCTGGAGGTGCTGGCAGTGCTACTGGATGAGGTGGGCACTGCTGGTGTGGGTGGGATGGTAGTTGTTACTTCTGTTGGAGCTGGAGAAGTCTTGgcagtgctggcgctgctggtggTAGTGATGATGGTTGTGCCTTTTGTTGGTGGGGCAGTGGTAGTGGGGGCAACGGTGGTGCCAGCAGTGGTTTCTATTTGTGGTTTGGGGCCAGTGGAGGTGGTAGTGGTTGACGTTGGAGGCTGTGTTGCCacagtggaggtttctgctggaggagaggtgggtgtggatgctgtggtggtttctgcagtGGTTCTGGAGGTGCTGGCAGTGCTACTGGATGAGGTGGGCACTGCTGGTGTGGGTGGGATGGTAGTTGTTACTTCTGTTGGGGCTGGAGAAGTCTTGgcagtgctggcgctgctggtggTAGTGATGATGGTTGTGCCTTTTGTTGGTGGGGCAGTGGTAGTGGGGGCAACAGTGGTGCCAGCAGTGGTTTCTATTTGTGGTTTGGGGCCAGTGGAGGTGGTAGTGGTTGACGTTGGAGGCTGTGTTGCCacagtggaggtttctgctggaggagaggtgggtgtggatgctgtggtggtttctgcagtGGTTCTGGAGGTGCTGGCAGTGCTACTGGATGAGGTGGGCACTGCCGGTGTGGGTGGGATGGTAGTTGTTACTTCTGTTGGAGCTGGAGAAGTCTTGgcagtgctggcgctgctggtggTAGTGATGATGGTTGTGCCTTTTGTTGGTGGGGCAGTGGTAGTGGGGGCAACGGTGGTGCCAGCAGTGGTttctatttttggtttggggccaGTAGAAGTGGTAGTGGTTGACGTTGGAGGCTGTGTTGCCacagtggaggtttctgctggaggagaggtgggtgtggatgctgtggtggtttctgcagtGGTTCTGGAGGTGCTGGCAGTGCTACTGGATGAGGTGGGCACTGCCGGTGTGGGTGGGATGGTAGTTGTTACTTCTGTTGGAGCTGGAGAAGTCTTGgcagtgctggcgctgctggtggTAGTGATGATGGTTGTGCCTTTTGTTGGTGGGGCAGTGGTAGTGGGGGCAACGGTGGtttctgtttttggtttggggccaGTGGAGGTGGTAGTGGTTGACGTTGGAGGCTGTGTTGGCAGAATGGAGGTTGCTTCAGTAGAAGCTGTGGTGGTGTAGCCTGCAGTGGTTCTTGTGGGTGCTGATGTTGTGTGACAGTCACAGCACAGCACCTTGACCTCGTAGTCAAAGCACATGGGGTACTTTCTGATCTGATCCTTATTTCTGCACACAAGACCAGTTTCAAGGCTGCAGTCAAATACCTGTCCCAGTTTGTCCAGACTCCTATCAGGGTAATCTTTAGCGCGGCACTTGATGTCTTGTGGCTTGTCGCACAGTACATACCCAGCGGCTCGTATTTTTGCAAATGTCTCTATGTCTCCATTTTCACTACCAGGGCTAGGGGAATCCACATCAAACCACTGCGTCCAGGcacactgctgctggcagctgtttGTGGTCTTGGAGGTGCTGGCAGTGTTGCTGGATGAGGTGGGCACTGCTGGTGTGGATGGGATGATGGTTGTGCCTTTTGTTGGTGGGGCAGTGGTAGTGGGGGCAACGGTGGTGCCAGCAGTGGTttctatttttggtttggggccaGTGGAAGTGGTAGTGGTTGATGTTGGAGGCTGTGTTGCCacagtggaggtttctgctggaggagaggtgggtgtggatgctgtggtggtttctgcagtGGTTCTGGAGGTGCTGGCAGTGCTACTGGATGAGGTGGGCACTGCCGGTGTGGGTGGGATGGTGGTCGTTACTGGTGTCGCAGCTGGAGAAGTCTTGgcagtgctggcgctgctggtggTAGTGATGATGGTTGTGCCTTTTGTTGGTGGGGCAGTGGTAGTGGGGGCAACGGTGGtttctgtttttggtttggggccaGTGGAGGTGGTAGTGGTTGACGTTGGAGGCTGTGTTGCCacagtggaggtttctgctggaggagaggtgggtgtggatgctgtggtggtttctgcagtGGTTCTGGAGGTGCTGGCAGTGCTACTGGATGAGGTGGGCACTGCTGGTGTGGGTGGGATGGTAGTTGTTACTTCTGTTGGAGCTGGAGAAGTCTTGgcagtgctggcgctgctggtggTAGTGATGATGGTTGTGCCTTTTGTTGGTGGGGCAGTGGTAGTGGGGGCAACGGTGGTGCCAGCAGTGGTTTCTATTTGTGGTTTGGGGCCAGTGGAGGTGGTAGTGGTTGACGTTGGAGGCTGTGTTGCCacagtggaggtttctgctggaggagaggtgggtgtggatgctgtggtggtttctgcagtGGTTCTGGAGGTGCTGGCAGTGCTACTGGATGAGGTGGGCACTGCCGGTGTGGGTGGGATGGTAGTTGTTACTTCTGTTGGAGCTGGAGAAGTCTTGgcagtgctggcgctgctggtggTAGTGATGATGGTTGTGCCTTTTGTTGGTGGGGCAGTGGTAGTGGGGGCAACGGTGGTGCCAGCAGTGGTttctatttttggtttggggccaGTGGAAGTGGTAGTGGTTGACTTTGGAGGCTGTGTTGCCacagtggaggtttctgctggaggagaggtgggtgtggatgctgtggtggtttctgcagtGGTTCTGGAGGTGCTGGCAGTGCTACTGGATGAGGTGGGCACTGCTGGTGTGGGTGGGATGGTAGTTGTTACTTCTGTTGGAGCTGGAGAAGTCTTGgcagtgctggcgctgctggtggTAGTGATGATGGTTGTGCCTTTTGTTGGTGGGGCAGTGGTAGTGGGGGCAACGGTGGTGCCAGCAGTGGTTTCTATTTGTGGTTTGGGGCCAGTGGAGGTGGTAGTGGTTGACGTTGGAGGCTGTGTTGCCacagtggaggtttctgctggaggagaggtgggtgtggatgctgtggtggtttctgcagtGGTTCTGGAGGTGCTGGCAGTGCTACTGGATGAGGTGGGCACTGCTGGTGTGGGTGGGATGGTAGCTGTTACTTCTGTTGGAGCTGGAGAAGTCTTGgcagtgctggcgctgctggtggTAGTGATGATGGTTGTGCCTTTTGTTGGTGGGGCAGTGGTAGTGGGGGCAACAGTGGTGCCAGCAGTGGTttctatttttggtttggggccaGTGGAGGTGGTAGTGGTTGACGTTGGAGGCTGTGTTGCCacagtggaggtttctgctggaggagaggtgggtgtggatgctgtggtggtttctgcagtGGTTCTGGTGGTGCTGGCAGTGCTACTGGATGAGGTGGGCACTGCCGGTGTGGGTGGGATGGTAGTTGTTACTTCTGTTGGAGCTGGAGAAGTCTTGgcagtgctggcgctgctggtggTAGTGATGATGGTTGTGCCTTTTGTTGGTGGGGCAGTGGTAGTGGGGGCAACGGTGGtttctgtttttggtttggggccaGTGGAGGTGGTAGTGGTTGACTTTGGAGGCTGTGTTGGCAGAATGGAGGTTGCTTCAGTAGAAGCTGTGGTGGTGTAGCCTGCAGTGGTTCTTGTGGGTGCTGATGTTGTGTGACAGTCACAGCACAGTACCTTGACCTCGTAGTCAAAGCACATGGGGTACTTTCTGATCTGATCCTTATTTCTGCACACAAGACCAGTTTCAAGGCTGCAGTCAAATACCTGTCCCAGTTTGTCCAGACTCCTATCAGGGTAATCTTTAGCGCGGCACTTGATGTCTTGTGGCTTGTCGCACAGTACATACCCAGCGGCTCGTATTTTTGCAAATGTCTCTATGTCTCCATTTTCACTACCAGGGCTAGGGGAATCCACATCAAACCACTGCGTCCAGGcacactgctgctggcagctgtttGTGGTCTTGGAGGTGCTGGCAGTGTTGCTGGATGAGGTGGGCACTGCTGGTGTGGATGGGATGATGGTTGTGCCTTTTGTTGGTGGGGCAGTGGTAGTGGGGGCAACGGTGGTGCCAGCAGTGGTttctatttttggtttggggccaGTGGAAGTGGTAGTGGTTGATGTTGGAGGCTGTGTTGCCacagtggaggtttctgctggaggagaggtgggtgtggatgctgtggtggtttctgcagtGGTTCTGGAGGTGCTGGCAGTGCTACTGGATGAGGTGGGCACTGCCGGTGTGGGTGGGATGGTGGTCGTTACTGGTGTCGGAGCTGGAGAAGTCTTGgcagtgctggcgctgctggtggTAGTGATGATGGTTGTGCCTTTTGTTGGTGGGGCAGTGGTAGTGGGGGCAACGGTGGtttctgtttttggtttggggccaGTGGAGGTGGTAGTGGTTGACGTTGGAGGCTGTGTTGCCacagtggaggtttctgctggaggagaggtgggtgtggatgctgtggtggtttctgcagtGGTTCTGGAGGTGCTGGCAGTGCTACTGGATGAGGTGGGCACTGCCGGTGTGGGTGGGATGGTGGTCGTTACTGGTGTCGCAGCTGGAGAAGTCTTGgcagtgctggcgctgctggtggTAGTGATGATGGTTATGCCTTGTGTTGGTGGGGCAGTGGTAGTGGGGGCAATGGTGGTGCCAGCAGTGGTttctatttttggtttggggccaGTGGAAGTGGTAGTGGTTGGCGTTGGAGGCTGCGTTGCCacagtggaggtttctgctggaggagaggtggcTGTGGATGCTGTGGTGGTTTCTGTAGTGGTTCTGGAGGTGCTACTGGATGAGGTGGGCACTGCTGGTGTGGGTAGGATGGTGGTTGTGCCTTGTGTTGGCGGGGCAGTGGTCCTGGGTACAAACGTGGTGCCAGCGGTGGTTGTCGTTGCTGACCGAGCGTGGGTGGAGGCAGTAGTGGGTGATGCTGGTGCCTGGGTTGTCATGGTGGTGATTTCTGCTGGAGTTGATGTGGTCTGGTAACCTGTTGTTGAGACTGGTGATGTCTTCGCTGTAACTGAAGTTTCAGTTAGAGGAGTCGGGCTTTCTGTGTCTTTTGGTGACCTTGTAGTTACTCCGGTTTTTTGTGCTTCAGTTTGTTTTTGCGTTGTTGGTTTTATCCTTGTCCCTATTGTAGATGTTGGTTTTATAGCAGTAGTTGTTGTGAACGCTTCTGTGGTTCCTGGTGTTGTAGTTTGTATTTCTGAACATGGTTTGTAGCTGCA
Protein-coding sequences here:
- the LOC134514222 gene encoding mucin-2-like, which produces MGFGRGIRVPEWAFLLAVCCLHQIASATVSSNVNIIQPMLTNLVITPSNPAHNGRVCSTWGNFHFKTFDGDIFTFPGLCNYVFASHCNAPYEDFNIQIRRMVVGNSPTINRITMKLEGVAAELTKDVVMINSNKVQLPYSQSGIMIEKSSIYVKVVSKVGIVLMWNEDDSILLELNEKYANQTCGLCGDFNGLPIYNEFYSNNIKMTALQFGNMQKMDGPTEHCEDSTSTPTANCTDNSDDICQKTLTSSAFAECNILVDVREYIMACQEDLCRSEESKNASCICDTFAEYSRQCTHAGGSPLNWRTSILCPKKCPYNMEYQECSSPCADTCTNPGRSQFCEEHCMDGCFCPPGTVFDDINNSGCIPLQQCSCVYNGNTYATGASFAEQCRSCTCNGGQWSCQDMSCPGTCSVEGGSHITTYDKNHYDYHGDCTYVLSKHCNDEIFIILVELRKCGRTDTETCLKTVTLNMNKGQTLIEVKPDGHVFVNSIYTLLPFSAANATVFRPSSFFIIVQTKFGVHLEIQITPIMQVYVRLDPIFKDQTCGLCGNFNNIQTDDFKAISGIIEGTATAFANTWRTQASCPTTQRSFENPCALSIENEKYAQHWCGLLTNSQGPFADCHYAVNPSVYHTNCMFDTCNCENSEDCLCAALSSYVRACAAKGIQLSGWRTDVCSKYTTSCPKSLSYSYTISSCQPTCRSLSEPDVTCNIKFVPVDGCTCVNGTYMDESGKCVPANECPCYYRGSPIPFGEVVHENGLVCTCTQGRLNCIGAPSPTPVCESPMVYFDCRNVTAGTTGAECQQSCQTLDIQCYSTQCVSGCVCPAGLVLDGNGGCIPEEECPCIHNEATYQPGEKINVDCNTCVCKNRKWECTEDECLGTCAVYGDGHYNTFDDKRFSFNGNCEYTLVQDQCGTANGTFRVVTENIPCGNTGTTCSKSIKVFLESYELILGEERVSVIKRGQNAEVPYTVRYMGMYLVIETTSGLILMWDKKTSIFMKLSPDFKGQICGLCGNYDGNSINDFTTRTQSVVQNVLEFGNSWKVSSTCPDASSIKDPCSTNPYRKSWSEKQCSIINSNVFAACHSQVEPAEYYQACVTDACACDTGGDCDCFCTAVAAYAQACSEVGVCIAWRTPSICPLFCDYYNQQGECEWHYKPCGASCMKTCRNPSGKCLHNLPGLEGCYPNCPPDKPYFHEDQMKCVNLCDCYDNEDGKIYRRDECNLCECTSEGLQCKFDDKACHCIYEGNSYKYGELIYNTTDGTGWCFSATCDVNGTIHRNIFKCGILTTTTTFMFSTTQPTTTASEMTTATPVTTVCVKNVCAWTEWYDSTEPENKEDSGDYETFEKLRDKGYSVCENPNGIQCRAKEHPDTEINNLNQTVECSQSRGLICNNTDQQSKRCYNYEIRISCCSYKPCSEIQTTTPGTTEAFTTTTAIKPTSTIGTRIKPTTQKQTEAQKTGVTTRSPKDTESPTPLTETSVTAKTSPVSTTGYQTTSTPAEITTMTTQAPASPTTASTHARSATTTTAGTTFVPRTTAPPTQGTTTILPTPAVPTSSSSTSRTTTETTTASTATSPPAETSTVATQPPTPTTTTSTGPKPKIETTAGTTIAPTTTAPPTQGITIITTTSSASTAKTSPAATPVTTTIPPTPAVPTSSSSTASTSRTTAETTTASTPTSPPAETSTVATQPPTSTTTTSTGPKPKTETTVAPTTTAPPTKGTTIITTTSSASTAKTSPAPTPVTTTIPPTPAVPTSSSSTASTSRTTAETTTASTPTSPPAETSTVATQPPTSTTTTSTGPKPKIETTAGTTVAPTTTAPPTKGTTIIPSTPAVPTSSSNTASTSKTTNSCQQQCAWTQWFDVDSPSPGSENGDIETFAKIRAAGYVLCDKPQDIKCRAKDYPDRSLDKLGQVFDCSLETGLVCRNKDQIRKYPMCFDYEVKVLCCDCHTTSAPTRTTAGYTTTASTEATSILPTQPPKSTTTTSTGPKPKTETTVAPTTTAPPTKGTTIITTTSSASTAKTSPAPTEVTTTIPPTPAVPTSSTETSTVATQPPTSTTTTSTGPKPKIETTAGTTVAPTTTAPPTKGTTIIPSTPAVPTSSSNTASTSKTTNSCQQQCAWTQWFDVDSPSPGSENGDIETFAKIRAAGYVLCDKPQDIKCRAKDYPDRSLDKLGQVFDCSLETGLVCRNKDQIRKYPMCFDYEVKVLCCDCHTTSAPTRTTAGYTTTASTEATSILPTQPPTSTTTTSTGPKPKTETTVAPTTTAPPTKGTTIITTTSSASTAKTSPAPTEPPTSTTTTSTGPKPQIETTAGTTVAPTTTAPPTKGTTIITTTSSASTAKTSPAPTEVTTTIPPTPAVPTSSSSTASTSRTTAETTTASTPTSPPAETSTVATQPPTSTTTTSTGPKPQIETTAGTTVAPTTTAPPTKGTTIITTTSSASTAKTSPAPTEVTTTIPPTPAVPTSSSSTASTSRTTAETTTASTPTSPPAETSTVATQPPTSTTTTSTGPKPKTETTVAPTTTAPPTKGTTIITTTSSASTAKTSPAATPVTTTIPPTPAVPTSSSSTASTSRTTAETTTASTPTSPPAETSTVATQPPTSTTTTSTGPKPKIETTAGTTVAPTTTAPPTKGTTIIPSTPAVPTSSSSTSSTSKTTNSCQQQCAWTQWFDVDSPSPGSENGDIETFAKIRAAGYVLCDKPQDIKCRAKDYPDRSLDKLGQVFDCSLETGLVCRNKDQIRKYPMCFDYEVKVLCCDCHTTSAPTRTTAGYTTTASTEATSILPTQPPTSTTTTSTGPKPKTETTVAPTTTAPPTKGTTIITTTSSASTAKTSPAPTEVTTTIPPTPAVPTSSSSTASTSRTTAETTTASTPTSPPAETSTVATQPPTSTTTTSTGPKPKIETTAGTTVAPTTTAPPTKGTTIITTTSSASTAKTSPAPTPVTTTIPPTPAVPTSSSSTASTSRTTAETTTASTPTSPPAETSTVATQPPTSTTTTSTGPKPQIETTAGTTVAPTTTAPPTKGTTIITTTSSASTAKTSPAPTEVTTTIPPTPAVPISSSSTASTSRTTAETTTASTPTSPPAETSTVATKPPKSLTTASPLPASATTTTFTPSITPCFCHVFGSLFSPGEVVYNRTDSAGCNFYALCSKECEIDPFQGPCPSTTPFTSVAAETTTEATLSSVSPTTATSLTTSVERNCTDVNPPRKPGENWISECQKCVCDPLTATVQCQPLPCTTVQSPVCDLGFVSMPVLPPKDICCPEFKCKQIPGICVIDGRTYTVGMSTVIDSCKKCTCSSEKDPVTEANIVRCETVQCETSCPPGYQYMTQDGQCCGKCIEVSCTIKLSNNTVHVLNVDEILPLDQCSHYKCEKIEDQFVTVQTKKVCPEYNPGECDPDEAETTPDGCCKICKPPNCKPYSKKTVIRHGDCESPEPIELSYCEGTCPGSSVYSLEANQMQHDCSCCHESNSQTREVTLICQNGTSISYNYVYVEQCQCMNACSSETSAPSGSQLKQTAAYGSQLKSSRRRR